A genomic segment from Deltaproteobacteria bacterium encodes:
- a CDS encoding formylglycine-generating enzyme family protein: MANDKDGSLLVQIPTGAFLMGSNIGFPQERPVHRVAVDSFWIGKHPVTNTQYEQFVKETGHRVPYIDDPRATDDNWDVQRRTWPSGRAQHPVVLVSWHDAQAYCAWAGGRLATEAEWEYAARGGLDGRLYPWGDEIDPSRANYDNRGGTTPIGSYAPNAYGLYDVAGNVWEWVADWYDAKYYATSPLTNPTGPLHGTTRVLRGGAWLLFPQFCRVAYRFREGPDFRFNLIGFRLARSV, translated from the coding sequence ATGGCCAACGACAAGGATGGCTCCCTACTGGTACAGATTCCGACCGGCGCGTTTCTCATGGGGAGTAACATCGGGTTTCCCCAAGAACGACCAGTGCACCGAGTTGCAGTCGATAGTTTCTGGATCGGTAAACATCCTGTTACTAATACCCAATACGAACAGTTCGTGAAGGAGACTGGTCACCGGGTTCCGTATATCGATGATCCACGAGCCACCGACGATAACTGGGATGTGCAACGACGGACATGGCCGTCTGGACGCGCGCAACATCCTGTGGTCCTCGTGAGTTGGCACGATGCCCAGGCGTACTGTGCCTGGGCCGGTGGTCGCTTGGCGACAGAAGCCGAGTGGGAATATGCAGCCCGTGGCGGCCTGGATGGCAGGTTGTATCCGTGGGGTGATGAGATCGATCCCAGTCGAGCGAACTATGATAACCGTGGCGGAACGACTCCTATCGGATCATACGCCCCAAATGCGTACGGACTCTACGATGTTGCTGGGAACGTGTGGGAATGGGTCGCTGATTGGTACGATGCGAAATACTACGCGACTTCACCGTTGACCAATCCGACGGGCCCCTTGCACGGAACCACGCGTGTTCTTCGTGGCGGGGCGTGGCTTCTCTTCCCACAATTTTGCCGTGTTGCGTATCGATTTCGTGAAGGACCGGACTTCCGTTTCAACCTTATTGGTTTTCGTCTCGCCCGCTCAGTATGA